A window from Nitrospira defluvii encodes these proteins:
- the purL gene encoding phosphoribosylformylglycinamidine synthase subunit PurL, producing the protein MKAFVVTPAILEQHKLSEEEYKKILDILGREPNWTELGMFSAMWSEHCSYKSSRIHLKKLPTTGPRVVQGPGENAGAVDIGDGLCAVFKMESHNHPSFIEPYQGAATGVGGILRDIFTMGARPIALLNSLRFGGLDSPHTRHLLKGVVAGIAGYGNCMGVPTVGGEIVFNDIYALNPLVNVFCLGIAKKDKIFLGKAAGVGNPVIYFGSKTGRDGIHGATMASDSFDEQAAQKRPTVQVGDPFTEKLLLEACLELMAGDCLVGIQDMGAAGLTSSACEMASREGTGVELELANVPRREPGMTPYEIMLSESQERMLMVAKAGREEEVISVCRKWDLDVAVIGRVTDTGKVVLKENGEVVAEVPAKALADDAPRYDRPSAPPAYQEMLQALNHDALPDVKDANAALLALLESPTIASKRWVYEQYDHMVRTNTMVRPGSDAAVLRVKGTNKALALSVDCNGRYCLLNPYEGAKIAIAECARNLACAGAEPIGVTDCLNFGNPQRPEVMWQFVLAVEGLKDACEALHVPIVSGNVSLYNETNDLSIYPTPMIGMVGLIEEAERTVTQSFQRAGDVILLLGKTREDLGGTEYLKVLHHREQGSPPLLNLKDEQAVQTCTIRLIRAGLVQSAHDCSDGGLAVALAECCISGPNGHVGAMVQLPLDGLRRDALLFGESQSRIVLSVKPEQAEAVLDQIWDAGVPAAKIGTVGGSRFVIRLEGDQRTEGCTVDLDLNVLHDRWVSAIPRALGQD; encoded by the coding sequence ATGAAAGCCTTTGTCGTGACCCCGGCTATCCTTGAACAGCACAAGTTGAGTGAGGAGGAATATAAGAAAATCCTCGACATTCTGGGGCGTGAGCCGAACTGGACTGAGCTGGGCATGTTCTCCGCGATGTGGAGCGAGCATTGTTCGTATAAGAGTTCCCGCATCCACTTGAAGAAGTTGCCCACAACCGGGCCGCGTGTGGTGCAGGGCCCGGGAGAAAATGCAGGCGCCGTCGATATCGGCGACGGCCTGTGTGCGGTGTTCAAGATGGAGTCGCACAACCATCCGTCTTTCATCGAGCCCTATCAGGGAGCAGCGACCGGAGTCGGGGGTATTCTGCGCGATATTTTTACGATGGGGGCTCGGCCGATCGCATTGTTGAACTCCCTGCGATTCGGGGGATTGGACAGTCCGCACACGCGTCATCTCCTTAAAGGTGTGGTGGCGGGAATCGCGGGCTACGGGAATTGCATGGGCGTGCCGACGGTGGGTGGCGAGATTGTCTTTAACGACATCTATGCATTGAATCCGTTGGTGAATGTGTTCTGCCTGGGCATTGCGAAGAAAGACAAGATTTTTCTGGGCAAGGCGGCCGGTGTCGGCAATCCGGTGATTTATTTCGGCTCAAAGACCGGAAGGGACGGTATTCACGGCGCGACCATGGCATCGGACTCCTTTGATGAACAGGCTGCCCAAAAGCGCCCGACCGTGCAGGTGGGTGATCCATTCACGGAGAAGCTGCTGTTGGAGGCCTGCCTGGAGTTAATGGCCGGTGATTGCCTGGTCGGGATTCAGGACATGGGCGCTGCAGGTTTGACGAGTTCGGCCTGTGAGATGGCTTCCCGAGAAGGGACCGGCGTCGAATTAGAGTTGGCGAACGTGCCGCGTCGTGAGCCGGGCATGACTCCTTACGAAATTATGCTGTCGGAGTCGCAAGAGCGCATGTTGATGGTGGCCAAAGCCGGGCGGGAGGAAGAGGTCATCAGCGTCTGTCGTAAATGGGACCTGGACGTCGCGGTGATCGGTCGGGTGACGGATACGGGCAAGGTAGTGCTCAAGGAGAATGGGGAAGTGGTGGCGGAGGTTCCGGCCAAGGCTCTGGCCGACGATGCTCCGCGGTATGACCGGCCCAGTGCTCCCCCTGCCTATCAGGAGATGTTGCAGGCATTAAATCATGATGCGCTGCCCGACGTGAAGGATGCCAATGCGGCCTTGCTCGCGTTGTTGGAATCGCCGACCATTGCCAGTAAACGCTGGGTCTATGAGCAGTATGATCACATGGTGCGCACCAACACGATGGTCCGTCCAGGATCGGATGCGGCGGTGCTGCGGGTAAAAGGCACCAACAAGGCTTTGGCCCTGTCGGTCGACTGCAACGGGCGGTACTGCCTGCTCAATCCGTACGAAGGCGCCAAGATCGCCATCGCGGAGTGCGCGCGCAATCTGGCTTGTGCTGGGGCGGAGCCGATCGGTGTCACCGATTGTCTGAATTTCGGCAACCCTCAGCGGCCGGAGGTGATGTGGCAGTTCGTCCTGGCTGTCGAAGGCCTGAAGGATGCCTGTGAGGCGTTGCACGTACCCATCGTGAGCGGAAATGTGAGTTTGTACAATGAGACCAACGATCTGTCGATTTACCCCACCCCGATGATTGGTATGGTGGGCTTGATCGAAGAGGCTGAGCGCACCGTGACGCAATCGTTTCAACGCGCCGGTGACGTGATTCTCCTGCTGGGGAAGACCCGCGAAGATCTAGGAGGAACGGAGTATCTCAAAGTGCTGCACCATCGCGAACAAGGGTCGCCGCCGTTACTGAACCTGAAAGATGAACAGGCGGTTCAGACCTGTACGATTCGCCTGATCCGGGCAGGATTAGTCCAATCGGCTCATGATTGCTCAGACGGGGGACTCGCGGTCGCCTTGGCGGAGTGTTGTATCTCTGGTCCAAATGGGCATGTGGGGGCTATGGTACAATTACCGCTCGATGGCCTGCGCCGCGATGCCCTGCTCTTCGGAGAAAGCCAATCGCGCATTGTGCTGTCTGTGAAACCGGAACAGGCGGAAGCTGTGTTGGATCAGATCTGGGATGCCGGTGTGCCTGCCGCCAAGATCGGCACAGTCGGAGGAAGTCGGTTCGTGATCCGGCTGGAAGGTGATCAACGTACAGAAGGCTGCACCGTCGATCTTGATCTGAATGTCCTGCATGATCGTTGGGTGTCGGCTATTCCTCGCGCGTTGGGTCAGGACTAG
- the purF gene encoding amidophosphoribosyltransferase, translated as MAKKLPIISPDKFHDECAVFGIYGHKEAANLAYLGLYALQHRGQEASGIVSNDGEQFHIEKGQGLVADIFSQQALSRLPGTMAIGHNRYSTAGGAGLKNVQPLSVNFAFGNLAVAHNGNLINATMLRSELEAYGAIFQSTSDTEVIIHLIAHSRADTLLERVIDSLTQVRGAFSVVIMTDQGIVAARDPHGFRPLCLGRFRDSWIVASESCAFDLLDAEYVREIEPGELVVLDHRGVTSYKPFSQAKPAMCVFEYVYFARPDSRIFGGGAVYSIRKAFGRQLAHESGVSADIVIPVPDSGVPAALGYAEGSGLPFETGLIRNHYVGRTFIEPEQSIRHFGVKVKLNAVPEVLQGKRVVVVDDSLVRGTTSRKIVKMLRHAGAKEVHMRISSPPIVSPCFYGIDTPTKKELIASSHTKDEIRKYITADSLAYLSLDGMVNAAPGVSGRYCDACFTERYPISFTRAEELQLGLFEASR; from the coding sequence ATGGCCAAAAAGTTACCGATCATCTCTCCCGATAAGTTTCACGACGAATGTGCCGTCTTCGGCATCTATGGTCATAAGGAAGCGGCGAACCTCGCTTATCTGGGTCTCTATGCCTTGCAGCATCGAGGGCAGGAAGCGTCCGGCATCGTGTCGAATGATGGCGAGCAGTTTCACATCGAAAAAGGCCAAGGGCTTGTCGCTGATATCTTCTCGCAACAAGCGTTGTCGCGTCTGCCGGGCACGATGGCCATCGGCCACAACCGCTATTCCACCGCTGGTGGCGCAGGTTTGAAGAATGTACAGCCACTGAGCGTAAACTTCGCATTTGGCAATCTAGCGGTGGCCCATAACGGCAATCTGATTAATGCCACCATGCTTCGCAGTGAACTGGAAGCCTATGGCGCGATCTTCCAATCGACCTCGGATACGGAGGTCATCATTCATCTGATTGCCCATTCGCGAGCGGACACTCTGCTCGAGCGGGTGATCGATTCCCTCACACAGGTCCGTGGCGCATTCTCCGTCGTGATCATGACCGATCAGGGGATTGTCGCGGCTCGAGATCCGCACGGGTTTCGTCCACTCTGTTTAGGACGGTTTCGCGATTCCTGGATCGTGGCCTCGGAAAGTTGCGCGTTTGATTTGTTGGATGCCGAATATGTACGGGAGATTGAACCTGGCGAATTAGTCGTGCTAGATCACCGGGGAGTGACGAGTTACAAGCCGTTTTCTCAGGCCAAGCCAGCCATGTGTGTCTTCGAGTACGTGTACTTCGCTCGCCCTGATAGCCGTATTTTCGGCGGCGGGGCTGTGTATTCCATTCGGAAAGCTTTTGGGCGACAACTTGCACATGAATCTGGAGTGTCGGCAGACATCGTGATTCCGGTTCCGGACTCCGGAGTGCCGGCCGCGTTGGGGTATGCTGAAGGATCGGGACTCCCCTTTGAAACTGGGCTTATCCGCAATCACTACGTCGGGCGCACCTTCATTGAGCCGGAGCAGTCGATCCGCCATTTTGGGGTGAAAGTAAAGCTCAACGCGGTTCCAGAAGTTCTTCAGGGAAAGCGCGTCGTCGTCGTGGATGACTCCTTGGTTCGTGGGACGACGAGTCGAAAGATCGTCAAAATGCTACGCCATGCCGGCGCCAAAGAAGTGCATATGCGTATTAGCTCACCGCCGATTGTGTCTCCCTGCTTTTATGGTATTGATACTCCGACCAAGAAGGAGTTAATCGCTTCTAGTCACACCAAGGATGAGATCCGCAAGTATATCACTGCCGACAGTCTTGCCTATCTGAGTTTAGACGGCATGGTGAATGCCGCCCCTGGAGTTTCAGGACGGTATTGCGACGCCTGTTTTACTGAGCGCTATCCCATTTCTTTTACCAGGGCCGAAGAACTTCAACTCGGGCTCTTTGAAGCCTCACGCTAA
- a CDS encoding lasso peptide biosynthesis B2 protein: MSLPRKYWLIFSTGLVMCGVRVALHLISLKRLLHWLACKPSPDHKGEASIESVVYYLDRWLAILPYHPKGNCFPRALTLFFFACRAGLAVQFNCGVMKCDQRLEGHAWLMLNGRDFLEPSSSWKAFTVTLTFPRSPSVPTD; encoded by the coding sequence ATGTCGTTGCCGAGGAAATACTGGCTCATTTTCAGCACCGGGCTTGTCATGTGTGGAGTTCGAGTTGCCTTGCATCTGATAAGTCTGAAGCGGCTACTCCACTGGTTGGCCTGCAAGCCGTCGCCTGACCACAAGGGAGAGGCCTCCATCGAGAGTGTAGTTTACTACCTGGATCGGTGGCTTGCGATCTTACCGTATCACCCCAAAGGGAACTGTTTCCCGCGTGCACTCACCCTCTTCTTCTTTGCCTGTCGCGCAGGGCTTGCCGTTCAATTCAATTGCGGCGTCATGAAGTGTGATCAGCGACTCGAAGGACATGCGTGGTTAATGCTGAATGGTCGGGACTTTCTCGAACCCTCCTCCAGCTGGAAAGCGTTCACCGTAACGCTTACGTTTCCTCGCTCGCCATCTGTTCCGACCGACTAG
- a CDS encoding PqqD family protein, producing the protein MMDVDAPSCVEPQVDLAQLFPVRHEDVHGTVLDGECVLLNLSTGRYYTLNAVGAFVWEHCTGTRSLAHILSCIAEHFDVTPNRAQSDGLDLVVQLRQEGLIQTERR; encoded by the coding sequence ATGATGGATGTTGACGCGCCTAGCTGCGTTGAACCTCAGGTTGATCTGGCCCAGCTATTTCCTGTGCGTCACGAAGATGTGCATGGGACGGTTCTTGATGGGGAGTGTGTGCTGCTCAACTTGAGTACAGGCCGATATTACACACTGAATGCTGTCGGTGCGTTTGTCTGGGAACACTGCACCGGTACCCGTTCATTGGCGCACATTCTATCCTGCATTGCCGAGCACTTTGATGTGACGCCGAACCGGGCTCAATCAGATGGGCTGGATCTAGTCGTTCAGCTTCGCCAGGAGGGGTTAATTCAGACTGAAAGGAGGTGA
- a CDS encoding nucleotidyltransferase domain-containing protein, whose amino-acid sequence MSEFARVEVEDLISDGVHWDRVWQLSRAHGVAPLVYRNLLTICPKEVPAATHQAFRRHNQANVLLNTLLAKELVMLLDALAAKGVRAIPFKGVTLAQTAYGDISLRECADIDLIVEQEAIPQARKVLWSQGYQLTSRDTGKKEESEEPYHFFQKKNGIIAVDLQWNMARQHFGFRLDRGELYGRLKPVGLPTKAVMGLAPEDLLILLCVHGTKHAWEQLKWICDVAELVRRRPVLDWSRILFQAEEWSCRRVVLLGLGLSKTLFDTSLPALVLQEIELDRDIVSLLGRMPKHLLKNPAQGIDENCAEALYMSIKDSSLERWKLGVELCRTETEVMTRFLPWFRYQSRLRIMSHWLRPVQRVVSRWVLSARMREAIVRWLQSSG is encoded by the coding sequence GTGAGTGAATTTGCCCGTGTCGAAGTCGAAGATTTGATCTCTGATGGAGTTCACTGGGACAGGGTCTGGCAGCTTTCGAGAGCGCATGGGGTGGCGCCGTTAGTGTATCGAAACTTGCTCACGATCTGTCCCAAGGAGGTGCCTGCGGCCACTCATCAAGCGTTTCGGCGGCACAATCAGGCTAATGTGCTGTTGAATACATTGCTCGCCAAAGAATTGGTGATGCTCCTTGATGCGTTAGCGGCTAAAGGTGTAAGAGCGATCCCATTTAAGGGAGTGACACTCGCGCAGACTGCATATGGCGACATTAGTCTGCGTGAGTGTGCAGACATTGATTTGATCGTAGAGCAAGAGGCGATCCCGCAGGCGAGAAAAGTTCTATGGTCTCAAGGCTATCAATTGACCAGCCGAGACACAGGCAAGAAAGAGGAGTCGGAGGAGCCCTATCACTTTTTTCAAAAGAAAAACGGTATTATCGCTGTTGATTTGCAGTGGAATATGGCCCGTCAACATTTCGGGTTCAGGCTTGACCGAGGAGAACTCTATGGAAGATTGAAGCCGGTGGGGCTGCCGACAAAAGCCGTGATGGGTTTGGCGCCTGAAGACCTGCTGATTCTGCTATGTGTTCACGGGACGAAACATGCATGGGAACAGTTGAAGTGGATATGCGATGTTGCGGAACTTGTGCGGCGCCGCCCAGTATTGGATTGGAGCCGGATCTTGTTTCAGGCAGAGGAATGGAGCTGTCGCCGAGTCGTATTGCTGGGTTTAGGTTTGTCGAAAACGCTTTTCGATACCTCGTTACCGGCTCTGGTGCTTCAGGAAATCGAGCTGGATAGGGATATAGTTTCCCTGCTGGGAAGAATGCCCAAACATTTGCTGAAGAATCCAGCTCAAGGCATCGATGAAAACTGCGCAGAGGCTCTATACATGTCGATCAAAGATTCCTCTTTGGAACGATGGAAGCTCGGTGTAGAGCTGTGTCGGACTGAGACCGAAGTGATGACGCGTTTCTTGCCGTGGTTCCGCTACCAATCCAGATTACGTATCATGTCGCATTGGCTTAGGCCCGTTCAGCGGGTAGTCTCCCGATGGGTCCTCTCCGCTCGTATGCGAGAAGCGATTGTCCGGTGGCTTCAGAGTTCCGGTTGA
- a CDS encoding peroxiredoxin family protein encodes MRRALIVLAIALVPLWASHAVFAAGFFKVGEPAPVFALTSITGDAVSLEQLRGKVVVLGLFHICDPCMIQGTNLQKVHEATAGKNVAVVGINSSGNSKRDVGEFLSAFPVKVTYPYLLDPNKTTDKLYGGGKFIPNVYVIDQQGVIRWQRVGNMDLADADVITQEVEKLLASPPASGAGGM; translated from the coding sequence ATGAGACGTGCTCTGATTGTCCTCGCGATCGCATTAGTTCCGTTGTGGGCTTCCCACGCCGTGTTCGCTGCTGGATTTTTCAAGGTCGGAGAACCTGCCCCTGTATTCGCGTTGACGTCAATCACCGGGGATGCTGTCTCGCTCGAGCAGTTACGAGGTAAGGTGGTGGTCTTGGGGCTTTTTCATATTTGTGACCCCTGCATGATACAAGGCACGAATTTGCAGAAGGTGCATGAGGCAACGGCTGGGAAAAATGTCGCGGTTGTTGGTATCAATTCGTCGGGAAACTCAAAGCGAGACGTAGGAGAATTCTTGAGCGCTTTCCCAGTGAAGGTGACATACCCCTACCTGCTAGATCCCAACAAGACGACCGATAAGCTTTATGGCGGTGGCAAGTTCATTCCCAACGTGTACGTGATTGACCAGCAGGGAGTGATTCGGTGGCAACGGGTCGGCAATATGGATCTAGCCGATGCCGATGTCATTACTCAAGAGGTCGAAAAATTGCTCGCTTCTCCGCCTGCGAGCGGTGCAGGGGGAATGTAG
- a CDS encoding tetratricopeptide repeat protein, producing the protein MPLRNGLSEELNRQGNEHFARGHYTDAYACYAKALECDRFTGDRRALSATLGNLGNICAVSGRRESAQSYYQEVLELQKVLGDEKGIGTTLANLGNLRADAGEWDRARAYYLEALDIMTRVHDELGKAVLFSDLGLVARETGQCEDALRYYEQSLVLMRRLNNQGGVADAWRMMGRTFAIQKRYEDAIACCQTSQSIAERNRDELRAGGARYVLAQCYEDLGQLHIAAELLEQVVRMDRKYQLPKLAENANRLECLRARLQTENPTPHSRRSQA; encoded by the coding sequence ATGCCTCTCCGCAACGGACTCTCAGAAGAGCTGAATCGTCAAGGCAACGAGCATTTTGCACGCGGGCATTACACGGATGCCTACGCCTGCTATGCTAAAGCCTTGGAGTGTGACCGTTTCACAGGCGACCGCCGAGCGCTGAGTGCTACGCTGGGCAATCTCGGCAATATCTGCGCGGTGAGTGGGCGGCGCGAGTCAGCCCAGAGTTACTATCAAGAAGTGCTGGAGTTACAAAAAGTTCTGGGGGATGAGAAGGGCATCGGGACGACTCTGGCCAATTTAGGGAATCTGCGTGCAGACGCAGGTGAGTGGGATCGCGCGCGCGCGTATTATCTTGAGGCTCTCGATATTATGACGCGAGTCCATGATGAACTGGGCAAGGCGGTGTTGTTTTCTGATCTTGGCCTGGTCGCACGGGAAACCGGACAGTGTGAAGACGCATTGCGCTATTATGAACAGTCATTGGTGCTGATGCGCCGTCTGAACAATCAGGGGGGTGTGGCGGATGCCTGGCGGATGATGGGGCGAACCTTCGCCATTCAGAAGCGATATGAAGATGCCATCGCCTGTTGCCAAACCAGCCAATCGATTGCAGAGCGAAATCGTGATGAATTGCGAGCCGGCGGTGCGCGGTATGTGCTGGCGCAATGTTATGAGGATCTAGGGCAGTTACACATTGCCGCTGAATTGTTGGAGCAAGTCGTACGGATGGACCGTAAATACCAACTTCCTAAATTGGCGGAAAACGCCAACCGCCTAGAATGTCTTCGTGCTCGCCTGCAAACGGAAAATCCGACTCCTCACTCACGGCGGTCACAGGCATGA